The following are encoded in a window of Hemiscyllium ocellatum isolate sHemOce1 chromosome 35, sHemOce1.pat.X.cur, whole genome shotgun sequence genomic DNA:
- the LOC132832780 gene encoding zinc finger protein 271-like yields the protein MCDQGFMQSSMLTKHQNIHSREKPFICGVCNKSFSRSSHLRNHRYVHTGEKPFKCEVCDKAFATSTTLLNHQRIHTGEKPFSCQFCDKSFIYSSDLKTHQRIHTGEKPFRCDICDQAFTHSLTLVNHRRIHTGEKPFKCKSCEKSFSQSSHLRLHLRIHTGEKPFACKVCDKAFSQPSHLRIHQRIHTGEKPFICKVCDKSFSQLSNLRLHQSMHTGEKPFTCDVCDKSFSKSSCLLDHQRIHTGDKPFMCKLCDKLFSRSSALLNHQRIHTGDQPFTCDVCNKSFSVSSTLRVHQRIHTGEKPFKCEVCDKSFTDSSTLRVHRRTHTGEKPFTCEVCDKSFSDLSTLRAHRRVHTGDKPFMCVVCKKSFSQSSNLRRHQRLHTGEKPFRREISN from the coding sequence ATGTGTGACCAGGGTTTCATGCAGTCCTCGATGCTCACGAAACACCAAAATATCCATAGTAGGGAGAAGCCATTCATTTGTGGAGTGTGCAATAAATCATTCTCTCGGTCATCACACCTTCGCAATCACCGATATGTTcatacaggggagaaaccatttaaATGTGAAGTTTGTGATAAAGCTTTTGCAACATCTACGACCCTCCTAAATCATCaacgcattcacacaggggagaaacccttCAGCTGTCAGTTTTGTGACAAATCTTTCATCTACTCTTCTGATCTGAAGACACACCAGaggatccacacaggggagaaacctttCAGGTGTGACATATGTGACCAAGCCTTCACACACTCGTTGACTCTTGTGAATCACCGGCgcattcacactggagagaaaccattcaagtgCAAGTCGTGTGAAAAATCATTCTCGCAGTCATCACATCTCCGCTTGCACCTAcgcattcacactggggagaaaccattcgCATGCAAAGTTTGTGACAAAGCATTCTCGCAACCATCGCACCTCCGCATCCACCAACGCATCcatacaggggagaaaccattcatatgcaaagtgtgtgacaaatcattttcGCAATTATCGAACCTCCGACTCCACCAGTCCATGcacacaggggagaagccattcacgtgTGATgtttgtgacaaatcattctcgaAGTCATCATGTCTCCTTGACcaccaacgcattcacacaggggaCAAGCCATTTATGTGCAAGTTGTGTGACAAATTGTTCTCACGATCATCAGCGCTCCTCAACcaccaacgcattcacacaggggaCCAACCATTCACGTGTGACGTGTGTAACAAATCATTCTCTGTCTCATCAACGCTCCGCGTCCATCaacgcattcacacaggggagaaaccattcaagtgTGAAGTGTGTGACAAGTCATTCACCGACTCATCAACTCTCCGTGTACACCGTCGcactcacacaggggagaaaccattcacatgcgaagtgtgtgacaaatcattctctgaTTTATCGACCCTTCGTGCACATCGACGTGTTCATACAGGGGACAAACCATTTATGTGTGTTGTGTGCAAGAAATCATTCTCGCAGTCGTCAAACCTTAGGAGACATCAACGTTTAcatacaggggagaaaccattcagacGTGAGATTTCTAATTAG